In a genomic window of Nocardia fluminea:
- a CDS encoding TetR/AcrR family transcriptional regulator: MRGGGQADGRKRRWRQHKIDRREELVDGTLNAIRARGSQAGMDEIATEIGVSKTVLYRYFADKNDLVHATMQRFIETTLLPRVYGAISLDADEYQLVRAAMTEYVGTVDDDPEVYRFIMSNAAGDKSSLAEFERLFAEVVTTVLVDRAGAKGIRTDGAMLWSYVLVGGIQLATHWWTTTDKAMPRQDVIDYLTMMAWSAIEGMARAGGSPEIFTAQPHPLPEMPQQAP, translated from the coding sequence GCGGCGGCCAGGCCGACGGCCGCAAACGTCGGTGGCGACAGCACAAGATCGACCGCCGCGAGGAGCTGGTCGACGGCACGCTCAACGCCATCCGCGCGCGCGGCAGCCAGGCGGGCATGGACGAGATCGCCACCGAGATCGGCGTGTCCAAGACCGTGCTGTACCGGTACTTCGCGGACAAGAACGACCTGGTCCACGCCACCATGCAGCGGTTCATCGAAACCACGCTGCTGCCCCGCGTGTACGGCGCGATCAGCCTCGACGCCGACGAATACCAGCTCGTGCGCGCCGCGATGACCGAATACGTCGGCACCGTCGACGACGACCCCGAGGTCTACCGGTTCATCATGAGCAACGCCGCGGGCGACAAGTCCTCCCTCGCGGAGTTCGAGCGCCTCTTCGCCGAAGTGGTCACCACGGTGCTGGTCGATCGCGCGGGCGCCAAGGGCATCCGCACCGACGGCGCGATGCTGTGGTCGTACGTGCTGGTCGGCGGCATCCAGCTGGCCACCCACTGGTGGACCACCACCGACAAGGCCATGCCGCGTCAGGACGTCATCGACTACCTCACGATGATGGCCTGGAGCGCGATCGAGGGCATGGCCCGCGCGGGCGGCTCGCCCGAGATCTTCACCGCGCAGCCGCATCCGCTCCCGGAGATGCCCCAACAAGCTCCCTGA
- a CDS encoding class I SAM-dependent methyltransferase, producing MNLARRTMNAPALAAVYEHAWRPTLFYLASGRTTGTDRRDAVGALRLSGPMRVLDVACGPGNFTRYLSEYLTKDGFVTGVDFSAPMLAKAAEDNASPRVGYVRGDARTLPFADGTFDAVCCFGALYLIPDPLVATREMIRVLAPGGRIAISTSYAEDNLFGSASSLAASLSGLRLFDRDIFPKLFARAGLTEIDQRVHRFMQYVDATKPLSDQA from the coding sequence GTGAATCTCGCACGCAGGACGATGAACGCCCCGGCGCTGGCGGCGGTGTACGAGCACGCGTGGCGGCCCACGCTGTTCTATCTCGCCAGCGGCCGGACCACCGGCACCGATCGCCGCGACGCGGTCGGTGCCCTGCGCCTGAGCGGCCCCATGCGGGTGCTCGATGTGGCTTGCGGCCCAGGCAATTTCACCCGCTACCTCAGCGAGTACCTGACCAAGGACGGCTTCGTCACGGGCGTGGACTTCTCGGCGCCGATGCTGGCCAAAGCCGCCGAGGACAACGCGAGCCCCCGCGTCGGCTACGTCCGCGGCGACGCGCGCACCCTGCCCTTCGCCGACGGAACCTTCGACGCCGTCTGCTGTTTCGGCGCGCTCTACCTGATCCCCGATCCGCTGGTCGCCACCCGCGAGATGATTCGCGTCCTCGCTCCCGGCGGCCGCATCGCGATCAGCACCAGTTATGCCGAGGACAACCTCTTCGGCTCGGCGAGCAGCCTGGCGGCGAGCCTCAGCGGCCTGCGCCTGTTCGACCGCGACATCTTCCCGAAGCTGTTCGCCCGGGCGGGCCTGACCGAAATCGACCAGCGCGTCCACCGTTTCATGCAATACGTGGACGCCACCAAACCCCTATCAGACCAGGCTTAG
- a CDS encoding ABC1 kinase family protein, whose protein sequence is MAKNVPTSRLARGTKLGAVAAGSVIRSKKTRLSMRGRSEAVRARMAEESMIRTTEQVVMVLGTMKGVAMKLGQMMSVLDLDLVPENHRERFQQRLAVLRNAAPTVSFESMRAVIEQDFGAPLTEIFAEFDPEPIAAASIGQVYRATLNDGRAVAVKVQYPGVDAAVRADLKNLTMFRRVLASAMPWITPAVLDELKLNMESELDYQAEAATQAEIAHLYREHPFIVVPSSVPELSTTRVLVSEFIDGDGFDEIRKMPAAVRDRVGEIIYRFYVGSLFSFNEFCGDPHPGNVLLARDGRVAFLDFGLFNRMDPKLVGFEIQCLRAAAEDRAEDLRQLMIDRGVIDSPEEIGAEECLEYVLAASEWCLVDEELTITPELASGAFLLAVDPRASEFTGMKQQNLPPEHLFSRRADFLTFGMLGQLDSTNNWHLIAREWLYGEPPVTELGLAHRDWLAAHPPKPVKKTRAPRKASAPATKP, encoded by the coding sequence ATGGCGAAGAACGTGCCGACTTCCCGGCTTGCCCGCGGAACGAAGCTGGGGGCGGTCGCGGCGGGGTCTGTTATCCGCTCGAAGAAGACCAGGCTTTCGATGCGCGGCCGGTCGGAGGCCGTGCGCGCGCGAATGGCCGAGGAGTCGATGATCCGCACCACCGAACAGGTGGTCATGGTGCTGGGCACCATGAAGGGCGTGGCCATGAAGCTGGGCCAGATGATGTCGGTGCTCGACCTGGATCTGGTGCCGGAGAACCATCGCGAGCGGTTCCAGCAGCGCCTGGCGGTGCTGCGCAACGCGGCGCCGACGGTGTCGTTCGAGTCCATGCGCGCGGTGATCGAGCAGGATTTCGGTGCCCCGCTGACGGAGATCTTCGCCGAGTTCGATCCGGAGCCGATCGCCGCCGCCTCGATCGGCCAGGTGTACCGGGCCACGCTGAACGACGGCCGGGCTGTCGCGGTGAAGGTCCAGTACCCCGGCGTCGACGCCGCCGTGCGCGCGGATCTGAAGAACCTCACCATGTTCCGGCGGGTGCTGGCCTCGGCGATGCCGTGGATCACCCCCGCGGTGCTCGACGAGCTGAAACTGAACATGGAGAGCGAGCTCGACTACCAGGCCGAAGCCGCCACCCAGGCCGAGATCGCGCACCTGTACCGCGAGCACCCGTTCATCGTGGTGCCCTCCTCGGTGCCGGAGCTGTCGACCACCCGGGTGCTGGTCAGCGAGTTCATCGACGGCGACGGCTTCGACGAGATCCGGAAAATGCCCGCCGCCGTGCGTGATCGGGTCGGCGAGATCATCTACCGGTTCTATGTCGGCTCGCTGTTCAGCTTCAACGAGTTCTGTGGCGACCCGCATCCGGGCAATGTGCTGCTGGCCCGTGACGGCCGCGTCGCCTTCCTGGATTTCGGGTTGTTCAACCGGATGGACCCCAAGCTGGTCGGATTCGAGATCCAATGCCTGCGCGCCGCCGCCGAGGATCGCGCGGAAGACCTGCGGCAGTTGATGATCGATCGCGGCGTGATCGATTCGCCCGAGGAGATCGGCGCCGAGGAATGCCTCGAGTACGTGCTCGCCGCCTCGGAATGGTGCCTGGTCGACGAGGAACTCACCATCACCCCGGAACTGGCCAGCGGCGCGTTCCTGCTCGCCGTCGACCCCAGGGCCAGCGAGTTCACCGGCATGAAGCAGCAGAACCTGCCGCCCGAACACCTGTTCTCGCGCCGCGCCGACTTCCTCACCTTCGGCATGCTCGGCCAGCTCGACAGCACCAACAACTGGCATCTGATCGCCAGGGAATGGCTCTACGGCGAGCCCCCGGTCACCGAACTGGGCCTGGCCCACCGCGATTGGCTCGCCGCTCATCCACCGAAACCGGTGAAGAAGACTCGCGCGCCCCGCAAGGCGAGCGCACCAGCCACCAAGCCCTGA
- a CDS encoding saccharopine dehydrogenase family protein: MPQHREFDLILFGATGFVGKLTAEYLLTAAPADAKIALAGRSAAKLAATRDELGPAAATWELVVADSRDPAALAAMAERTKVVVTTVGPYLRYGMALLGACAAAGTHYADLTGEPLFIHDAIERYEQTAIDSGAKIVNSCGYDSIPSDLSVYEIYRATVADNTGELEDTTLVAYLKGGMSGGTIDSGRAMMEDIAADSARGKILAHPYSLSPDRSMEPDVGRQSDQALARADSIDDSLDGWVTTFVMASHNTKVVRRTNGLLGWVYGKQFRYREVMNAGASTAAPLVAAGIAGGIAGGMASGAVLSRFSLGRKLLDRILPEPGTGPDEKARRSGWFTMKTFARTSSGAKYQATFSGTGDPGYQATAVLLGQSGLSLAFDTLPERAGVLTPASAMGEALSARLREAGMTIEVARQ; the protein is encoded by the coding sequence ATGCCGCAGCACCGTGAGTTCGACCTGATCCTGTTCGGCGCGACCGGCTTCGTCGGCAAACTCACCGCCGAGTACCTGCTCACCGCGGCCCCGGCCGACGCCAAGATCGCCCTGGCCGGTCGCTCGGCGGCCAAACTCGCCGCCACCCGCGACGAGCTCGGCCCGGCCGCCGCGACCTGGGAACTCGTGGTCGCCGATTCCCGTGACCCCGCGGCGCTGGCCGCGATGGCCGAGCGCACCAAGGTCGTGGTCACCACCGTCGGCCCGTACCTGCGCTACGGCATGGCGCTGTTGGGCGCGTGCGCCGCGGCGGGCACCCACTACGCCGACCTCACCGGTGAACCGCTGTTCATCCACGACGCCATCGAGAGGTACGAGCAGACCGCGATCGACTCCGGCGCCAAGATCGTGAATTCCTGCGGCTACGACTCGATTCCGTCGGATCTGAGTGTCTACGAGATCTACCGCGCTACGGTCGCCGACAACACCGGAGAGCTGGAGGACACCACCCTGGTGGCCTACCTCAAGGGCGGCATGAGCGGCGGCACCATCGATTCCGGGCGCGCCATGATGGAGGACATCGCGGCGGATTCCGCGCGCGGCAAGATCCTGGCCCACCCGTACTCGCTGAGCCCGGACCGCAGCATGGAACCCGATGTCGGCCGCCAGTCCGATCAGGCGCTGGCCCGCGCCGACAGCATCGATGACAGCTTGGACGGCTGGGTCACCACGTTCGTGATGGCCTCGCACAACACCAAGGTCGTGCGCCGCACCAACGGCCTGCTGGGCTGGGTTTACGGCAAGCAGTTCCGCTACCGCGAGGTGATGAACGCGGGCGCCTCGACCGCCGCGCCGCTGGTCGCCGCGGGCATCGCCGGCGGCATCGCCGGCGGCATGGCCTCGGGCGCGGTCCTGTCGAGGTTTTCGCTCGGCCGCAAGCTGCTCGACCGGATCCTGCCCGAGCCCGGCACCGGCCCCGACGAGAAGGCCCGCCGCAGTGGGTGGTTCACCATGAAGACCTTCGCCCGCACCAGCTCCGGCGCCAAGTATCAGGCCACCTTCTCTGGCACCGGCGACCCCGGCTACCAGGCCACCGCTGTGCTGCTCGGTCAGAGCGGCCTGAGCCTGGCCTTCGACACCCTGCCCGAACGCGCGGGCGTGCTCACCCCCGCCTCCGCGATGGGTGAGGCGCTCTCCGCGAGGCTGCGCGAGGCCGGCATGACCATCGAGGTCGCACGGCAGTGA
- a CDS encoding vitamin K epoxide reductase family protein, with protein MITAPARSAWLLLIAGLAGWLASFTLTVERFKLFVDPNYVTSCSINSVLSCGSIMKTDQAAVFGFPNPLIGVVGFSVVVTLAVLSVVGVGFPRWIWGGLWLGTVLGIAGLCWLIFQSLYRINALCPYCMVVWVAVPVLFAVTTQELWGRSRGVMGILAEWRWTLVVVFYAVVLLLVFLKFQDYWLSLV; from the coding sequence GTGATCACCGCCCCCGCCCGCTCGGCCTGGCTGCTGCTGATCGCCGGGCTGGCGGGCTGGCTCGCGTCGTTCACGCTCACCGTCGAACGGTTCAAGCTGTTCGTCGACCCGAACTACGTGACCTCGTGCAGCATCAACTCGGTGCTCTCGTGCGGGTCGATCATGAAGACCGACCAGGCCGCGGTCTTCGGTTTCCCCAACCCGCTGATCGGCGTCGTCGGGTTCTCCGTGGTGGTGACTCTCGCCGTGCTGTCGGTGGTGGGCGTCGGTTTCCCGCGCTGGATCTGGGGTGGGCTGTGGCTGGGCACGGTGCTCGGCATCGCCGGGTTGTGCTGGCTGATCTTCCAGAGCCTGTACCGGATCAACGCGCTGTGCCCGTACTGCATGGTGGTGTGGGTGGCGGTGCCGGTGCTGTTCGCGGTGACCACGCAGGAACTGTGGGGCCGCTCGCGCGGGGTGATGGGGATCCTCGCCGAATGGCGCTGGACCCTGGTCGTGGTGTTCTACGCGGTGGTGCTGCTGCTGGTGTTCCTGAAGTTCCAGGACTACTGGCTAAGCCTGGTCTGA